In Drosophila simulans strain w501 chromosome X, Prin_Dsim_3.1, whole genome shotgun sequence, one DNA window encodes the following:
- the LOC6725319 gene encoding serine/threonine-protein kinase Smg1 isoform X2: MSALASPIPSMKNAIHPENCNGAGTEEEASSAFHAEIDRVLLNNNANHVGSNRESGGGKGGSGKGSGKGSANRSGNIAGLGGSESMWSSGGGGKSHDVAQAFASALRNMNHDIGKGQAVVQNHRKAYQCKGDTVNPIANGEDLRLSKIFRRLINESNLTVSLELCGKLDQAVRTPINMGYMTCSFVWILDNMLTVYKQCPPPVLEECSKTLGLIGYINRKSYPIYEEFIVKNYKSSKRMQKYLIMALRATLSCDTKCELHMYADKIMLLLKDFLENAENGDIFIVVSNTLVQFAASYGETFECHFTDVVDIVIGWQLEAGQPTHLKTHCAQVLEQLTPFFSKQIDFSYGLLDQFVEDITTPEEGELANTAERVGAFVGAFNTLLKCLARMQIFVGMPTCECIVQMAVDHLIKLMPTLHSNTEALVNINELLCICLLNNFTGLDPILLEQVLLDQVELMNSMTKLQRQSFLYLLLCTVRRLRARLTPSLVHFIFQSNPNMAKVRLQSPGDSSYKLLLRTCQEILLIRNVPLLQQAYKYLVDDIDVCLEKLILTVPPRTRKSSSKANEASVLLVFHLSALAALAKQTSSIIGMYACKPSILELLLTNCRAHELKLWGRYPAAQQAIFSLLVVHCQANHNFRTNSSLLRDQELSAENTSPTANNFASILRFLDSVLGQAHQLTPQNLRVLLQWVEMLLRECREKSDLLMEQENFRGICCNIAATASKLTPLESAACIQTVLDYGLERLAKYPQLLILYRDTALQQLQMVSTNCHAPYFQIYAQLPLHLTLTGCESLMPGMTSRRVSVWQQRISQWSAVRDTVFRDFFERVQKPEQESLVHCLRELFVRSCQVAPQDERQMNLSQCTKRCQRLATAWLQFEAARYCVEQRLRTTLGKPQDTFFGFEAIIMRHARLLSGCAKEMERSAMDTLSLEELLNMQSNLSLLLGFLDVLEKLIYNAAEGSAFALRPPPKPVAAFFRLNNPTCQSWFNRIRIGVVIIAMHVQQPELVIRYAQQILVNPQTQDPTYSQAIVYMAWALISCQESDSLRGLRLWASSKSSKSYKWLKYAADQAAGKRESALAGYKTILAEKEQQSELEPHTRQFVVAQMMQCLQDLGQWSQLVELKQQHMMRPEDRELNPFLQRSNVEVNALERLLARGQEACSSMDEFGGALQQLSLWPSNWDESVSSSGVTERASFSAIHVRQRTEDIVLHKLLEDRCLPDQAKNLLDTQWRDSLLNTSFDQRSCKELTLLRHVVQGVSGGQELSLLPVISARCQNRSKFVSSVILMRCLAWTQLLRQHCAPGSWETLCLDAAAAAREEGNLQLAETLLSQFFGQPIGEIADLFSLEQGVETDNPEMLRGYSELVQCLHLQQQQTEKQIGDLSSSIDVCAALCLNIQKSNNQPAAGADLLLNLSDWITGRTCNGLTTNLSPVLIQLLDQLPECPLTSDSSQPLAIPQAERLVARLVHSCLQQRPNYAEALIAYGNWCYRWGKKIVDSCCVLTQADATAISQALDIAQPLENEQLDELLQALSMEQPPANCVEVCPEVARARDDEAAKNRLRRLTFLADKTPEALDAILQIWRRAIANTYDYYKDAARSYFQYLSFKSGSGPEKPGGERFHVDDSNLVTTTLRLLRLIVKHASGLQEVLEEGLHTTPIAPWKVIIPQLFSRLNHHEPYVRKSVSDLLCRLAKSRPQLVIFPAVVGANRDQQDAVAPPATARPATDDACCYGYLMGELSKQAPEAVQHVKLMVKELRRVCLLWDEYWIHSLAHIYNTYVSRVSALATDFRPDDHEGKNNRFNVWRPQLLADLEALIAVTARPPETTYERSFRKRFDAPIRVTVDALRNRRYPEAWDKLKQLYHILQSNMIRGSGNTLKMQNISPVLCGIGRMRISMPGLDAHGPDGDQVYIESVESTVCVLPTKTKPKKVAFYGSNGQRYTFLFKGMEDLHLDERIMQFLSISNAIMACRSDAPGNGCYRAHHYSVIPLGPQSGLISWVDGVTPVFALYKKWQQRRSQVAANAGPGAAAHVPRRFTDLFYNKLSPLLAKHNMQVGDPRRTWPISVLLQVLAELLQETPSDLLARELWCQAGNSAEWRQSVRRYVRCMSVMSMIGYVIGLGDRHLDNVLINLGSGDIVHIDYNVCFEKGRTLRIPEKVPFRLTQNLVEAMGITGIEGPFRLGCEYVLKVMRKERETLLTLLEAFVYDPLVDWTTNDDAQALRRSLNAKLPQAAGGGGADGPGGGDHKYHKKDKSKGKTHESDNKRQPILSKLGMLQKYWSTNKTELIPQLKEMQQEVGNLQAAQAKQVVAEQELVKLNQRSALIAEIKSLGTAIESHSFNTASQRNAVRRGHSDALVSLSVERLPDFGRVQCLLRSYGQCLQLFHLIDLQGQLGRLQVDPNCENAKEFSALTEALQLPGLDSMRSQMNELLGRMDKVALKSSKHLQEYAGVMNFYPEQSHRQNLFVRFHDSFSSYIQSGYTVDSTSNTDSPSSSIICKADVVGVAEAMEYSRDRLGSQLHEVSKLYAAKQSQALTLGPPTTALLGMIVQSGCSPLLLKASMVRTLDRAGGAFAAYEQAALASHDEGLLHHQMLFIHLVRSMSQGVLVMNKNEDLHLGHLESLLSALSHLKKIFEYDLPAIMYRMLMLQPNLGKLSALCHLSASSLGQLFLEATMENGHKPPDQFPTERRFLLTLQPAYDQFLLASTSLDSLVSSLQTMLEDVHDVQAQQIMELGLMRSCHTDLNDECFFGLVSEALEASRTCDVREIARPVLGFIHRLQVEKLAGLLPILTRNFYTAIGPQCLPTASCGDPVQADHLCESLFLSLQSDGVLLQQQAEMALISQQLDLHTMAASAQHWAYSEALGSQLRCGPHIVSRPKLIAAIGECWLELDQKLTALQQLQAGLDSQLSQLQTQGSNWNRNHIDNLLRCEQSNKQRIMAHVAVLQKMTDGAGAVARLEQHAEALGEEGQALVDHLEQWLAAHGQWQASSSRISAVEQSVVELLDPEGAIDHYWLENVQGLLEEQTCKVHREIAAIEGEQQSKHGFICTLLKETLRLLENMPRFHVHSLCSEAQAQGQGKLEYANVQLLSDHLRECQGLMQSFYMRLQELRKDICSERRVLQPSMLQSWRQQLKVILALANQEVNEFFKSMDDFMLHAGETDSYEIFTHVKGSNNVHEQKRNAYGVSVWKKIRMKLEGRDPDSNLRSTVAEQVDYAIREASNPHNLAVLYEGWTPWV; encoded by the exons TTTATCGTGAAGAACTACAAGAGTAGCAAGCGCATGCAGAAGTACCTGATCATGGCCCTCCGCGCCACACTGAG CTGCGACACCAAGTGCGAGCTGCACATGTACGCCGACAAAatcatgctgctgctgaaggaTTTTCTGGAGAATGCGGAGAACGGCGACATCTTCATTGTCGTCAGCAACACGCTGGTGCAGTTCGCAGCCAGCTACGGGGAGACCTTCGAGTGCCACTTCACCGACGTAGTGGACATCGTTATCGGCTGGCAACTGGAGGCCGGCCAGCCCACGCACCTGAAGACCCACTGTGCACAGGTACTGGAGCAGTTGACGCCATTCTTTAGCAAGCAGATCGATTTCAGTTACGGTTTGTTGGATCAGTTTGTCGAGGATATCACCACGCCGGAGGAAGGGGAACTCGCGAACACAGCGGAGCGTGTGGGAGCCTTCGTTGGTGCCTTTAACACGCTGCTTAAGTGCCTGGCCCGCATGCAGATATTCGTGGGCATGCCCACCTGTGAATGCATCGTACAGATGGCCGTGGATCATCTAATCAAACTAATGCCCACCCTGCACTCGAATACGGAGGCATTGGTCAATATAAACGAACTGCTCTGCATCTGCCTGTTGAATAACTTTACCGGCCTTGATCCGATATTGTTGGAGCAGGTCCTGCTTGATCAGGTCGAACTGATGAATTCTATGACAAAGCTGCAGCGCCAAAGTTTCCTTTATCTGCTGCTTTGCACGGTGAGAAGGTTGCGAGCCCGTCTAACGCCGAGCCTGGTGCACTTTATattccaatccaatcccaatATGGCGAAGGTTAGGCTTCAATCACCTGGTGACAGTTCTTACAAGCTGCTACTGCGCACATGCCAGGAGATACTGCTCATCCGGAATGTGCCGCTGCTTCAGCAGGCGTATAAATATCTTGTAGACGACATTGACGTCTGTCTGGAAAAACTGATTCTCACTGTACCACCGAGAACGAGGAAGTCCTCAAGTAAAGCCAACGAGGCGAGCGTGCTTCTCGTTTTCCATCTGTCCGCTCTGGCTGCCCTGGCTAAGCAAACATCTTCCATCATTGGCATGTACGCATGCAAGCCATCGATTCTGGAGCTGCTCCTCACCAATTGCAGGGCCCACGAGCTGAAACTCTGGGGCAGATATCCCGCAGCTCAACAGGCCATTTTCAGTCTGCTCGTGGTCCACTGCCAGGCGAATCACAATTTCCGCACCAACTCGAGCTTGCTTCGTGATCAGGAACTGTCGGCAGAGAACACCTCGCCAACGGCAAACAATTTTGCTAGCATACTTCGCTTCCTGGATTCGGTTCTGGGACAGGCTCACCAGCTGACGCCGCAAAACCTAAGGGTGTTACTGCAGTGGGTAGAGATGCTCTTGAGAGAATGCCGCGAGAAGAGTGATCTGCTTATGGAACAGGAGAACTTCCGTGGAATATGCTGCAACATTGCAGCCACCGCCTCCAAATTGACACCCTTGGAAAGTGCTGCCTGCATCCAAACTGTCCTGGACTACGGCCTGGAAAGGCTAGCAAAATATCCACAGCTGCTGATCCTGTACCGCGATACGGCGCtacagcagctgcagatggTCTCCACGAATTGCCATGCACCCTATTTCCAAATCTACGCCCAGTTGCCATTGCATCTTACCCTCACCGGCTGTGAATCATTAATGCCGGGGATGACGAGCAGACGCGTTAGCGTTTGGCAGCAAAGGATTAGTCAATGGAGTGCAGTACGCGACACCGTCTTCCGCGATTTCTTTGAACGGGTACAGAAACCGGAGCAAGAATCACTGGTCCACTGTCTGCGCGAGCTGTTCGTTCGTAGCTGCCAGGTGGCTCCGCAGGATGAACGACAGATGAATCTGTCGCAGTGCACCAAGCGCTGCCAGCGATTGGCCACCGCCTGGCTGCAATTCGAGGCAGCCAGATACTGTGTGGAACAGCGACTGCGCACAACGTTGGGAAAGCCTCAGGATACGTTCTTTGGATTCGAGGCCATTATCATGCGACATGCCAGATTGCTGAGTGGCTGTGCCAAGGAGATGGAGCGCTCAGCCATGGACACCCTGTCGTTGGAGGAGCTCCTGAACATGCAAAGCAATCTCAGTCTGCTGTTAGGCTTCCTCGATGTGCTGGAGAAGCTCATCTACAACGCCGCCGAGGGAAGCGCCTTTGCGCTGCGTCCCCCGCCAAAGCCAGTGGCTGCCTTCTTCCGCCTGAACAATCCCACTTGTCAGTCCTGGTTCAATCGTATTCGTATTGGTGTGGTCATCATTGCCATGCATGTGCAGCAACCGGAACTGGTTATCCGATATGCCCAG CAAATTCTGGTTAACCCACAGACGCAAGATCCCACCTACAGTCAGGCCATCGTTTACATGGCCTGGGCCTTGATCAGTTGCCAAGAATCGGACTCGCTGCGAGGTCTGCGCCTTTGGGCTAGTAGCAAGAGCAGCAAATCCTACAAGTGGCTAAAGTACGCGGCGGATCAGGCGGCCGGAAAGCGGGAATCTGCACTTGCCGGCTACAAAACTATCCTGGccgagaaggagcagcagtcGGAACTGGAGCCGCATACGCGACAGTTTGTTGTGGCGCAGATGATGCAGTGCTTGCAAGATCTGGGTCAGTGGTCCCAGCTGGTGGAGCTGAAGCAGCAGCATATGATGCGACCGGAGGACAGAGAACTGAATCCCTTTCTACAACGCAGCAATGTGGAGGTAAATGCACTGGAACGGCTTTTGGCCAGGGGCCAGGAAGCGTGCTCCTCGATGGACGAATTCGGAGGAGCCTTGCAGCAGTTGAGCCTCTGGCCCAGTAACTGGGACGAGTCTGTGTCATCAAGTGGCGTAACCGAACGTGCCAGCTTCTCAGCCATCCATGTGCGTCAACGAACCGAGGATATTGTGCTGCACAAGCTATTAGAAGACCGTTGTCTGCCAGATCAGGCGAAAAACCTACTGGACACCCAATGGCGAGACAGTCTGCTGAATACCAGTTTTGATCAGAGATCCTGCAAAGAGCTCACCCTGCTACGGCACGTAGTCCAAGGAGTCAGTGGCGGTCAGGAGTTGTCTCTGCTGCCCGTGATCTCGGCGAGATGTCAAAACCGCTCCAAATTCGTTTCCAGTGTCATTTTAATGCGCTGTCTGGCATGGACACAATTGCTCCGACAGCATTGTGCGCCTGGCAGCTGGGAAACGCTTTGCTTGgacgcagctgctgcggcgcGAGAGGAAGGCAATCTTCAGCTAGCGGAAACCCTGCTCAGCCAGTTTTTCGGTCAGCCGATAGGCGAGATAGCCGATCTGTTTTCACTGGAACAGGGAGTGGAGACGGATAATCCGGAGATGCTTCGCGGCTACAGTGAGCTGGTCCAGTGCCTGCatcttcagcagcagcaaacggAGAAACAGATCGGCGATTTAAGTTCTTCGATTGATGTATGCGCCGCCCTATGCCTGAATATCCAGAAGAGCAACAATCAACCGGCCGCGGGTGCTGATCTCTTGCTTAACCTCTCCGATTGGATAACCGGCCGGACTTGCAATGGCTTGACCACCAATCTGTCGCCTGTATTGATTCAACTGCTGGATCAGCTGCCGGAATGTCCGCTGACCTCTGACTCCAGCCAACCGTTGGCCATTCCCCAAGCCGAACGTCTGGTTGCCCGACTGGTCCATTCTTGTTTACAGCAGCGTCCCAACTACGCGGAAGCTTTGATAGCCTACGGCAATTGGTGCTATCGATGGGGCAAGAAGATCGTGGACAGCTGCTGTGTGCTCACCCAGGCCGATGCGACGGCTATCAGCCAGGCGCTGGACATTGCCCAGCCGCTGGAAAACGAACAATTGGACGAGCTCCTCCAGGCACTGAGCATGGAACAGCCGCCGGCGAACTGTGTAGAGGTGTGTCCGGAGGTGGCGCGTGCCCGCGACGACGAGGCGGCCAAGAACCGTCTGCGTCGGCTGACCTTTTTGGCGGATAAAACGCCGGAAGCCCTGGATGCCATTTTGCAGATCTGGCGGCGGGCTATAGCCAACACATATGATTATTACAAGGATGCAGCGCGTTCGTACTTCCAATATCTTAGCTTCAAATCGGGCTCGGGTCCGGAGAAGCCTGGAGGAGAACGTTTCCATGTGGATGATAGCAACCTGGTGACAACGACGCTTCGTCTCCTCCGCTTGATTGTGAAGCACGCCAGCGGTCTGCAGGAAGTTCTGGAGGAGGGACTGCACACCACGCCCATTGCCCCCTGGAAAGTGATCATTCCGCAGCTATTCAGCCGACTGAATCACCACGAACCCTATGTGCGAAAGAGCGTTAGTGATCTGCTCTGTCGCCTGGCCAAGAGTCGCCCCCAGCTGGTTATCTTTCCGGCCGTCGTCGGTGCCAACAGGGATCAACAGGATGCAGTAGCACCGCCCGCGACAGCGCGACCAGCCACGGATGACGCCTGCTGCTACGGCTATCTGATGGGAGAGCTCTCGAAACAGGCGCCGGAGGCAGTGCAGCATGTGAAGCTGATGGTGAAGGAGCTGCGCCGCGTTTGCCTGCTGTGGGACGAGTACTGGATCCACTCGCTGGCCCACATCTACAATACTTATGTGAGTCGTGTGAGTGCGCTGGCAACCGATTTCCGTCCGGACGATCACGAGGGCAAGAATAACCGCTTCAATGTCTGGCGACCTCAATTGCTCGCCGATCTGGAAGCCCTGATCGCGGTCACCGCCCGTCCGCCGGAGACCACCTATGAGCGTAGTTTCCGCAAGCGTTTCGATGCTCCCATACGGGTCACCGTGGATGCACTGCGAAATCGACGCTATCCGGAGGCATGGGATAAGCTGAAGCAGCTGTACCACATCTTGCAATCGAACATGATCCGCGGCTCGGGCAACACGCTCAAAATGCAGAATATAAGCCCGGTGCTCTGTGGCATTGGACGCATGCGTATCTCCATGCCAGGCCTGGATGCACATGGGCCGGATGGGGATCAGGTGTACATCGAGAGCGTCGAGAGTACGGTGTGCGTTTTGCCCACCAAGACGAAACCGAAAAAGGTGGCCTTCTACGGCAGCAATGGTCAGCGCTACACGTTCCTGTTCAAGGGCATGGAGGATCTCCATCTGGACGAGCGCATCATGCAGTTCCTGTCCATCTCGAATGCCATCATGGCCTGCCGCAGCGACGCGCCCGGCAATGGCTGCTATCGTGCCCACCACTATTCGGTTATACCATTGGGACCGCAATCCGGACTGATTAGCTGGGTGGACGGGGTCACACCAGTCTTTGCGCTCTACAAGAAGTGGCAACAGAGACGGTCTCAAGTTGCTGCGAATGCGGGACCCGGTGCTGCGGCACATGTCCCGCGACGTTTCACGGACTTGTTCTACAACAAACTCTCGCCCCTGTTGGCCAAGCACAATATGCAGGTGGGCGATCCACGACGCACGTGGCCGATCTCCGTCCTGCTCCAAGTGCTCGCCGAATTGTTGCAGGAAACACCCAGTGATCTGCTTGCCCGCGAACTGTGGTGCCAGGCGGGAAATTCTGCCGAGTGGCGGCAATCGGTGCGTCGCTATGTCCGCTGCATGTCGGTCATGTCGATGATTGGCTACGTCATTGGCCTGGGCGATCGTCATTTGGACAACGTGCTAATCAACCTGGGAAGCGGCGACATCGTGCACATCGACTACAATGTGTGCTTCGAGAAGGGCCGCACCCTGCGAATCCCCGAGAAGGTGCCTTTCCGTCTCACACAGAATCTAGTGGAAGCCATGGGCATCACGGGAATCGAA GGCCCCTTCCGCTTGGGCTGTGAATATGTACTGAAGGTGATGCGCAAGGAGCGCGAAACGCTGCTGACCCTGCTGGAGGCCTTCGTCTACGATCCCCTAGTGGATTGGACCACCAACGACGATGCCCAGGCTCTGCGGCGATCCCTGAACGCCAAGCTCCCTCAGGCggctggcggaggaggagcagatgGTCCGGGTGGCGGAGATCATAAGTACCACAAGAAGGACAAGAGTAAGGGAAAGACACATGAATCGGATAACAAGCGACAGCCCATCCTAAGCAAACTGGGCATGCTGCAAAAGTACTGGTCCACCAACAA GACCGAGCTGATACCGCAGCTGAAGGAAATGCAGCAGGAGGTGGGCAACCTGCAGGCGGCACAGGCCAAGCAAGTGGTGGCCGAGCAGGAGCTCGTGAAGCTCAACCAGCGCAGCGCCCTAATCGCCGAAATCAAATCGCTGGGCACGGCGATCGAGAGCCACAGTTTCAATACGGCCTCGCAGCGTAATGCCGTTCGTCGTGGTCACTCGGATGCACTGGTATCGCTTAGTGTGGAACGACTGCCGGACTTTGGCCGCGTGCAGTGTCTCCTCAGAAGTTATGGTCAATGCCTGCAGCTCTTCCATCTGATTGATCTGCAAGGCCAGCTCGGTCGGCTGCAAGTGGACCCGAATTGCGAGAATGCCAAGGAATTTTCTGCGCTGACAGAGGCTCTACAGCTGCCCGGACTGGACAGCATGCGCAGCCAGATGAATGAGCTACTGGGCCGCATGGACAAGGTGGCACTGAAGAGTTCCAAGCATCTGCAAGAGTATGCGGGAGTCATGAACTTCTATCCGGAGCAAAGCCACCGGCAAAACCTGTTCGTTCGCTTCCACGACAGCTTTTCATCGTACATCCAGAGCGGTTACACTGTGGACTCAACCAGCAATACCGATTCGCCGTCCAGTTCTATTATTTGCAAGGCCGATGTCGTGGGCGTCGCGGAGGCCATGGAGTACTCCCGGGACCGGCTCGGCTCCCAATTGCATGAGGTCTCGAAGCTTTATGCCGCCAAGCAGTCGCAGGCTCTAACTCTCGGTCCACCCACGACCGCATTGCTGGGCATGATTGTCCAGAGTGGCTGCAGCCCGCTGCTGCTCAAGGCCAGCATGGTTCGTACCTTGGATCGCGCTGGCGGAGCATTCGCGGCTTACGAACAGGCGGCACTGGCCAGCCACGACGAGGGACTGCTGCATCACCAGATGCTCTTTATTCACCTGGTGCGCTCCATGTCGCAAGGAGTTTTGGTGATGAACAAGAACGAGGATCTGCATCTGGGACACTTGGAGAGCCTACTTTCAGCGCTGTCGCATCTGAAGAAGATCTTTGAGTACGACTTGCCAGCCATCATGTATAGAATGCTCATGCTGCAACCCAATTTGGGTAAGTTGAGTGCCTTGTGCCATTTGAGTGCCTCCAGCCTTGGTCAGCTGTTTTTGGAAGCCACGATGGAGAACGGACATAAGCCGCCGGATCAGTTCCCAACAGAGCGCAGATTTCTGCTAACCCTGCAGCCCGCCTACGATCAGTTCCTGTTGGCCTCCACCTCGTTGGACTCGCTGGTTAGCAGCCTGCAGACGATGCTCGAGGATGTCCACGATGTGCAGGCCCAACAAATAATG gaACTGGGTCTAATGAGGTCCTGTCATACGGATCTGAACGACGAGTGCTTCTTCGGCCTGGTCAGTGAGGCATTGGAGGCCAGTCGCACTTGTGATGTGCGTGAAATAGCCCGACCTGTTTTGGGCTTCATCCATCGCCTCCAAGTGGAGAAACTTGCAGGCCTGCTGCCGATCCTCACGCGGAACTTCTACACCGCCATCGGTCCGCAATGTCTACCCACCGCCAGCTGTGGGGACCCTGTTCAAGCGGACCACCTGTGCGAGAGTCTCTTCCTTTCGCTGCAATCGGACGGCGttttgctgcagcagcaggcggaaaTGGCACTGATCAGTCAGCAATTGGACCTGCACACCATGGCCGCATCCGCTCAGCATTGGGCCTATTCGGAGGCACTGGGCAGCCAGTTGCGCTGTGGCCCTCACATCGTCAGCCGCCCGAAACTTATCGCCGCCATTGGCGAATGTTGGCTGGAGTTGGACCAAAAATTGACTGCCCTGCAGCAACTACAAGCTGGCCTCGATTCGCAACTCAGCCAGTTGCAGACGCAGGGCAGTAACTGGAATCGTAATCACATAGACAACCTGCTGCGCTGTGAGCAGAGTAACAAACAGAGGATAATGGCTCATGTGGCGGTGTTGCAAAAGATGACTGATGGAGCCGGTGCGGTAGCCCGCCTGGAGCAACATGCGGAAGCTCTGGGCGAGGAGGGGCAGGCACTGGTTGACCACTTGGAACAATGGCTGGCTGCGCACGGGCAATGGCAGGCGAGCAGCTCAAGGATCAGCGCCGTGGAGCAGTCGGTGGTGGAGCTCTTGGACCCGGAAGGTGCCATCGATCACTATTGGCTTGAGAATGTGCAGGGGTTGTTGGAGGAGCAGACCTGCAAGGTGCACCGCGAGATCGCGGCAATAGAAGGCGAACAGCAGAGCAAGCACGGTTTCATTTGCACCCTACTCAAGGAGACTCTG CGCCTGCTGGAAAACATGCCACGCTTCCATGTGCACAGCCTGTGCTCCGAGGCCCAGGCACAGGGCCAAGGCAAACTTGAGTATGCGAATGTGCAGCTACTGTCCGACCATCTGCGCGAATGCCAGGGCCTGATGCAGTCCTTCTACATGCGGCTGCAGGAGCTGCGAAAGGATATCTGCTCCGAGCGTCGCGTTCTGCAGCCTTCAATGCTGCAAAGCTGGCGTCAGCAGTTGAAGGTGATCTTGGCGTTAGCCAACCAGGAGGTAAACGAGTTCTTCAAGAGCATGGACGACTTCATGCTGCACGCAGGCGAAACGGACTCGTACGAAATCTTCACGCATGTCAAAG GTTCTAACAATGTGCATGAGCAGAAGCGAAATGCGTACGGCGTGTCTGTGTGGAAGAAGATTAGGATGAAGCTGGAGGGCCGAGATCCAGATAGCAACCTGCGCAGCACCGTCGCCGAGCAGGTTGACTATGCCATTCGCGAGGCCTCCAATCCGCACAACCTCGCCGTGCTCTACGAGGGCTGGACGCCGTGGGTATAA